One genomic window of Eggerthella timonensis includes the following:
- a CDS encoding helix-turn-helix domain-containing protein, giving the protein MDILLTLSTNLRHYRKKAGLSQEQLANKTGLHRTYIGGIEQRRINVSTLNLQKIAEPLGIEAYQLLMPLEH; this is encoded by the coding sequence ATGGATATCCTGCTGACGCTTTCGACCAATCTACGGCACTACCGAAAGAAGGCCGGTCTCTCGCAAGAACAGCTTGCGAACAAGACGGGCCTTCACCGCACCTATATCGGGGGCATCGAGCAGCGCCGCATCAACGTGTCCACGTTGAACCTGCAAAAGATCGCCGAGCCGCTCGGCATAGAGGCGTACCAGCTGCTCATGCCTCTCGAGCATTAG
- a CDS encoding DNA topoisomerase I, giving the protein MKLVVTEKNDAAQKIADLLGVKKPKADKVYSTPVYRFDVDGEEWVTIGLRGHILEPDFAPTMVYKKRGGWQGVTEEGETLPAELPATLPKPPFKKKKPFTEDGVELKSWKMDALPYLVYAPINKLPKEKEIIRSLKNLAKKADSVIIATDFDREGELIGSDALSCIQEVNPTAPVSRARYSAFTKEEITHAFDNLVELDTNLASAGASRQDIDLIWGAVLTRYLTLVKFAGYGNVRSSGRVQTPTLALIVARERERLAFIPEDYWVIRGAFGTDPDAFEAPHATARFKAEAEANAVMAHVEGVTSATVSSVEKKKRTVQPPAPFNTTSLMAAASAEGLSPARTMRIAESLYMDGYISYPRVDNTVYPSSLDLADTVKAISGNPAYAPYCKELLAKGKLTATRGKKETTDHPPIYPTAKATPDDLAPADYKLYNLIARRFLATLSEAAVIEGTKVTLDVNAEPFVAKGDVLVKQGYRAIYPYGLKKDEQLPALSEGDTIAFGGATCTKKQTEPPARYSQGKLIQEMEKLGLGTKSTRHSIIERLYAVKYCMNDPIEPSQLGMAVCDALDKFAPHITHPEMTAELEEEMDNIAEGRTTKTQVVDTSRNLLSEQLASLLPHSEEVKEALADAVAADAYVGPCPKCGKDLQLRASQKTRSMFIGCSGWPDCDVTYPLPKGKVEAVPEPCPTCGMPQVKVTAFRSKPRTICIDPHCATNQEPDVVVGECPACKEKGIQAKLIAQKNPRTLKRFIRCENYDDCGTGYPLPQYGALTATEEVCEHCGAPMVIVTTARGPWKLCPNFDCPGKEQKEDAKDAKGAKGAVAKKPAAKKAPAKKAPAKKAAAKK; this is encoded by the coding sequence GTGAAGCTGGTGGTAACCGAGAAGAACGACGCGGCTCAGAAGATCGCCGATTTGCTCGGCGTCAAGAAACCCAAGGCGGACAAGGTGTACTCGACGCCGGTGTACCGTTTCGACGTCGACGGGGAGGAATGGGTGACCATCGGCCTGCGCGGCCACATCCTCGAGCCCGACTTCGCGCCGACGATGGTGTACAAGAAGCGCGGCGGATGGCAGGGCGTCACCGAGGAGGGCGAGACGCTCCCGGCCGAGCTGCCCGCGACGCTGCCGAAGCCCCCGTTCAAAAAGAAGAAGCCCTTCACCGAGGACGGCGTGGAGCTTAAGTCCTGGAAGATGGACGCGCTGCCGTACCTCGTGTACGCCCCCATCAACAAGCTGCCGAAGGAGAAGGAGATCATTCGCTCGCTGAAGAACCTCGCGAAGAAGGCCGACTCGGTCATCATCGCGACCGACTTCGACCGCGAGGGCGAGCTCATCGGAAGCGACGCGCTCAGCTGCATCCAGGAAGTGAATCCCACGGCCCCCGTGTCGCGCGCCCGCTACTCGGCGTTCACGAAAGAGGAGATCACTCACGCGTTCGACAACCTCGTCGAGCTCGACACGAACCTCGCCTCCGCCGGCGCCTCGCGCCAGGACATCGACCTCATCTGGGGCGCGGTGCTCACGCGCTACCTGACGCTCGTGAAGTTCGCCGGCTACGGCAACGTGCGCTCGTCGGGCCGCGTGCAGACGCCCACGCTCGCCCTCATCGTGGCGCGCGAGCGCGAGCGCCTCGCGTTCATCCCGGAAGACTACTGGGTGATCCGCGGCGCGTTCGGCACCGATCCCGACGCTTTCGAAGCCCCGCACGCCACGGCCCGCTTCAAGGCCGAGGCCGAGGCGAACGCGGTCATGGCGCACGTGGAGGGCGTGACGAGCGCGACCGTGTCGTCGGTGGAGAAGAAGAAGCGCACGGTGCAGCCGCCCGCGCCGTTCAACACCACGTCGCTCATGGCGGCGGCATCGGCCGAGGGCCTGAGCCCCGCGCGCACCATGCGCATCGCCGAGAGCCTGTACATGGACGGCTACATCTCCTACCCCCGTGTGGACAACACCGTGTACCCGAGCTCGCTCGATCTCGCCGACACGGTGAAGGCCATCTCCGGCAACCCCGCCTACGCGCCGTACTGCAAGGAGCTGCTGGCGAAGGGCAAGCTCACGGCCACGCGCGGCAAGAAGGAGACGACGGACCACCCGCCCATCTACCCGACGGCCAAGGCCACGCCCGACGACCTGGCGCCCGCCGACTACAAGCTGTACAACCTCATCGCGCGCCGCTTCCTGGCGACGCTGTCCGAGGCGGCCGTCATCGAGGGCACGAAGGTTACCCTCGACGTGAACGCCGAGCCGTTCGTGGCGAAGGGCGACGTGCTGGTGAAGCAGGGCTACCGCGCCATCTACCCCTACGGCCTCAAGAAGGACGAGCAGCTGCCCGCGCTGTCCGAAGGCGATACGATCGCGTTCGGCGGCGCCACCTGCACGAAGAAGCAGACCGAGCCGCCCGCGCGCTACAGCCAGGGCAAGCTCATCCAGGAGATGGAAAAGCTGGGCCTCGGCACGAAGTCCACGCGCCACTCCATCATCGAGCGCCTCTACGCGGTGAAGTACTGCATGAACGACCCCATCGAGCCCAGCCAGCTGGGCATGGCCGTGTGCGACGCCCTCGACAAGTTCGCGCCGCACATCACGCACCCCGAGATGACGGCCGAGCTCGAGGAGGAGATGGACAACATCGCCGAGGGCCGCACGACGAAAACGCAGGTGGTGGACACGAGCCGCAACCTCCTGTCCGAGCAGCTGGCAAGCCTGCTGCCGCATTCCGAGGAGGTCAAGGAAGCCCTGGCCGACGCCGTGGCCGCCGACGCCTACGTGGGGCCGTGCCCGAAGTGCGGCAAGGATCTGCAGCTGCGCGCGTCGCAGAAGACCCGCAGCATGTTCATCGGCTGCTCCGGCTGGCCCGACTGCGACGTGACCTATCCGCTGCCGAAGGGCAAGGTGGAGGCCGTTCCCGAGCCGTGCCCCACCTGCGGCATGCCGCAGGTGAAGGTGACCGCGTTCCGATCCAAGCCGCGCACCATCTGCATCGACCCGCATTGCGCCACGAACCAGGAGCCCGACGTGGTGGTGGGCGAGTGCCCGGCCTGCAAGGAGAAGGGCATCCAGGCGAAGCTGATCGCGCAGAAGAACCCGCGCACGCTCAAGCGCTTCATCCGCTGCGAGAACTACGACGACTGCGGCACGGGCTACCCGCTGCCCCAGTACGGCGCGCTCACGGCCACCGAGGAGGTGTGCGAGCATTGCGGCGCGCCCATGGTGATCGTCACCACCGCGCGCGGCCCGTGGAAGCTGTGCCCCAACTTCGACTGCCCCGGCAAGGAGCAGAAGGAGGACGCGAAGGACGCCAAGGGCGCGAAGGGGGCCGTCGCGAAGAAGCCGGCGGCGAAGAAGGCGCCTGCCAAGAAAGCCCCGGCGAAGAAGGCTGCGGCGAAGAAGTAG